A single region of the Bacillus cereus genome encodes:
- the fliF gene encoding flagellar basal-body MS-ring/collar protein FliF, producing MEKIKNVFQSLKTWHKLVIGAALLAIVTGALLYFTLPDKYVVVYQNLNDADKQEITAELSKLGVDYQLAADGSIRVQKNDAPWIRKEMNGMGLPFNSKSGEEILLESSLGSSEQDKKMKQLVGTKKQLEQDIVRNFATIETANVQITLPEKETIFDEEKAKGTAAITVGVKRGQLLTADQVAGIQQMISAAVPGVKAEEVSVIDSKKGVISKGADAVHSNNSSYEKEVEMQHQIEGKLKQDIDATLMTMFKPNEYKVNTKVSVNYDEVTRQSEKYGDKGVLRSKQEQEERSTAQDNPKQSAGITANGEVPNYGTNNNQDGKVVYENNNSNKIENYEIDKTVETIKKHPELTKTNVVVWVDNDTLVKRRIDMTTFKEAIGTAAGLQVDPNGNFINGQVNVVTVQFDQPKVEKEKKPEESGINWWLFGGITGGLLALGGLLWFFLARRKKKKEEEEYDEYLAEEEVAASSESIMEIPEEKIVPEPEPVKSIEPTLDEQVQEATREHVESTAKVIKKWLNG from the coding sequence ATGGAAAAGATAAAAAATGTTTTCCAATCGTTAAAAACGTGGCATAAGTTAGTCATTGGTGCTGCGCTTTTAGCAATTGTAACAGGAGCACTTTTATACTTCACCTTGCCAGATAAATATGTTGTTGTATATCAAAATTTAAATGATGCAGATAAGCAAGAGATTACAGCAGAATTATCGAAGCTAGGTGTTGATTATCAATTAGCAGCCGATGGTTCGATTCGAGTGCAAAAGAACGATGCTCCATGGATTCGAAAAGAAATGAATGGAATGGGATTACCGTTTAATTCAAAAAGCGGTGAGGAAATTCTATTAGAAAGCTCGCTCGGTTCAAGCGAGCAAGATAAAAAAATGAAGCAGCTTGTCGGTACGAAAAAGCAATTGGAGCAAGATATTGTCCGAAACTTTGCGACAATTGAAACGGCAAATGTGCAAATTACATTACCTGAAAAAGAAACCATTTTTGATGAAGAGAAGGCAAAGGGAACAGCCGCAATTACTGTTGGTGTGAAACGTGGACAACTATTAACAGCCGATCAAGTTGCGGGTATACAGCAAATGATTAGTGCAGCCGTTCCGGGTGTGAAAGCAGAAGAAGTAAGTGTTATTGATAGCAAAAAAGGTGTTATCTCAAAAGGAGCAGATGCGGTGCATTCTAATAATTCTTCTTATGAAAAAGAAGTTGAGATGCAACACCAAATTGAAGGTAAATTAAAACAAGATATAGATGCAACGTTAATGACGATGTTTAAACCAAATGAATATAAAGTGAACACGAAAGTGTCTGTAAACTACGATGAAGTTACACGTCAGTCAGAAAAATATGGTGATAAAGGTGTACTTCGTAGTAAACAAGAGCAAGAAGAACGCTCAACGGCACAAGATAACCCAAAGCAAAGTGCTGGTATTACAGCGAACGGTGAAGTGCCAAACTACGGTACGAACAATAATCAAGATGGTAAGGTCGTCTATGAGAATAATAACAGTAACAAAATTGAAAACTATGAAATAGATAAAACAGTTGAAACAATCAAGAAACATCCAGAGCTAACGAAAACAAATGTTGTTGTATGGGTAGATAACGATACGTTAGTAAAACGAAGAATTGATATGACAACGTTTAAAGAAGCAATTGGTACAGCAGCTGGACTTCAAGTTGACCCGAACGGCAACTTTATAAATGGTCAAGTTAACGTTGTAACTGTTCAGTTCGATCAACCGAAAGTAGAGAAAGAGAAAAAACCAGAAGAAAGTGGTATTAATTGGTGGTTATTCGGTGGAATTACAGGTGGCTTGTTAGCGCTTGGTGGCCTATTATGGTTCTTCTTAGCAAGACGTAAGAAAAAGAAAGAAGAAGAGGAATATGATGAATACTTAGCAGAAGAGGAAGTTGCTGCAAGTAGTGAAAGTATTATGGAAATTCCTGAGGAAAAAATAGTACCAGAACCAGAGCCAGTAAAATCGATAGAACCTACATTAGATGAACAAGTGCAGGAAGCTACGAGAGAGCATGTAGAAAGTACGGCAAAAGTTATTAAAAAATGGCTAAACGGATAG
- the fliG gene encoding flagellar motor switch protein FliG yields MLDEISSKEKAAILIRTLDEEVAAKVIEYMTAEEKEVLLREIAKFRVHKPETLENVLGEFLYELNVKELNLVTPDKEYIRRIFRNMPEDELEKLLEDLWYKKDNPFEFLNSLTDLEPLLTVLNDESPQTIAIIASYIKPQLASQLIERLPDHKRVETVMGIAKLEQVDGELINQIGELLKAKLNNMAFSAINKTDGLKTIVNILNNVSRGVEKTVFQKLDEVDYELSEKIKENMFVFEDLLGLEDLAIRRVLEEITDNGVIAKAIKIAKEEIKEKLFTCMSSNRKEMILEELDGLGPLKMTDAEKAQQMITGTVKKLEKEGRIIIQRGEDDVLI; encoded by the coding sequence ATGTTAGATGAAATCTCCTCCAAAGAAAAAGCTGCCATTCTCATTCGTACATTAGACGAAGAGGTGGCAGCAAAAGTCATTGAATATATGACGGCTGAGGAAAAAGAAGTGTTACTTCGTGAAATTGCGAAGTTTCGTGTACATAAACCAGAAACATTAGAAAATGTACTGGGTGAGTTTCTATATGAACTAAATGTAAAAGAATTGAATTTAGTGACTCCAGATAAAGAATACATTCGTCGTATATTTAGAAATATGCCAGAAGACGAGTTGGAAAAATTATTAGAAGACCTTTGGTACAAAAAAGATAATCCATTTGAATTCTTAAATTCACTAACAGATTTAGAGCCACTTCTTACAGTGCTTAATGATGAATCGCCACAAACGATAGCAATTATTGCTTCTTATATTAAGCCGCAACTAGCATCTCAATTAATTGAGAGATTACCAGATCATAAACGTGTAGAAACGGTAATGGGCATTGCGAAGCTAGAGCAAGTAGATGGTGAACTAATTAATCAAATTGGTGAGTTATTAAAAGCAAAATTAAATAATATGGCATTTAGTGCTATTAACAAAACAGATGGCTTGAAAACGATTGTGAACATTTTAAATAACGTTTCACGAGGCGTTGAAAAAACAGTTTTTCAAAAGCTTGATGAAGTCGATTATGAATTATCTGAGAAAATTAAAGAAAATATGTTTGTTTTTGAAGACTTACTCGGTCTTGAAGATCTTGCGATTCGCCGTGTGTTAGAAGAGATTACAGATAATGGTGTTATTGCGAAAGCAATTAAAATTGCAAAAGAAGAAATTAAAGAGAAATTATTTACATGTATGTCTTCAAACCGTAAAGAGATGATTCTAGAAGAGTTAGATGGCTTAGGACCGCTTAAGATGACGGATGCTGAAAAAGCGCAGCAAATGATTACAGGTACAGTGAAAAAGCTAGAGAAAGAAGGAAGAATTATCATTCAAAGAGGTGAAGATGATGTCCTTATTTAA
- a CDS encoding FliH/SctL family protein → MSLFKNRIPKNSVSFSEETYELQFPKPIRVHDEGEIQVNHAELLAQHDALHIEMNHLRKEQQTLEHERQQLLQAKEEFQMHIHEQMEQIEAAHMQFQKEQQEIAYEWTELLWEQSFQLAEKIVNQAIDSRLLDVLPILTGIVQTLPASFEKLIITVHPETFERIQEEKENTKEYWLLQLVEWKYDFSLQFGEFVLEEEKEFFEFKFAPIFAKLRRKWEEKKLFEEQNV, encoded by the coding sequence ATGTCCTTATTTAAAAACAGAATTCCGAAGAATTCTGTTTCTTTTTCTGAAGAAACGTATGAATTACAGTTTCCAAAACCAATACGAGTTCATGATGAAGGGGAAATACAAGTGAATCATGCAGAGCTTCTTGCGCAGCATGATGCATTACATATTGAAATGAACCATCTAAGGAAAGAGCAGCAAACGCTAGAACACGAACGTCAGCAGTTGTTACAGGCTAAAGAAGAGTTTCAAATGCATATTCATGAACAAATGGAACAGATAGAAGCAGCGCATATGCAGTTTCAAAAGGAGCAACAAGAAATAGCATACGAATGGACGGAATTATTATGGGAACAATCTTTTCAATTAGCAGAAAAAATTGTGAATCAAGCGATAGATTCACGATTATTAGACGTTCTGCCAATATTAACAGGGATCGTTCAAACATTACCCGCTTCATTTGAAAAGTTAATTATAACGGTTCATCCAGAAACATTTGAGCGTATACAAGAAGAGAAAGAAAATACGAAAGAGTATTGGTTACTACAATTAGTAGAATGGAAGTATGATTTTTCTTTACAGTTTGGTGAGTTTGTTTTGGAGGAAGAGAAAGAGTTCTTTGAATTTAAATTTGCACCAATATTTGCGAAACTTCGTCGTAAATGGGAAGAGAAAAAGTTGTTTGAGGAGCAAAATGTATGA
- a CDS encoding flagellar protein export ATPase FliI, whose product MNRKFMNEHNKWNTFIETPFYTKVGKVHSVQEQFFVAKGPKAKIGDVCLVGEHSILCEVIAIEKENNMLLPFEQTEKVCYGDSVTLSAEDVVVPRGNHLLGKVLSANGEVLNEDAENIPVEKIKLDAPPIHAFEREEITDVFETGIKSIDSMLTIGIGQKIGIFAGSGVGKSTLLGMIAKNAKADINVISLVGERGREVKDFIRKELGEEGMKTSVVVVATSDESHLMQLRAAKLATSIAEYFRDQGNNVLLMMDSVTRFADARRSVDIAVKELPIGGKTLLMESYMKKLLERSGKTQKGSITGIYTVLVNGDDLNGPVPDLARGILDGHIVLKRELATLSHYPAISVLDSVSRIMEEIVSPNHWQLANKMRKILSIYKENELYFKLGTIQENEENTYIFECKNRVEDINIFLKQGRADSFHFEDVVPAMHHIV is encoded by the coding sequence ATGAATAGAAAGTTCATGAACGAACATAATAAATGGAATACGTTTATTGAAACACCGTTTTATACGAAAGTTGGCAAAGTTCATAGTGTACAAGAGCAGTTTTTTGTAGCGAAGGGACCGAAAGCGAAGATTGGAGATGTTTGTCTCGTTGGAGAGCATAGTATCTTATGTGAAGTGATTGCAATTGAAAAAGAAAACAATATGTTACTCCCATTTGAACAAACAGAAAAAGTGTGTTACGGAGATTCAGTTACATTAAGTGCAGAAGATGTCGTTGTACCCCGTGGTAATCATTTGCTTGGCAAAGTGTTAAGTGCAAATGGAGAAGTGTTAAACGAAGATGCTGAAAATATTCCAGTGGAAAAAATAAAATTAGATGCACCGCCGATTCATGCGTTCGAGCGTGAAGAAATTACAGACGTATTTGAAACGGGAATTAAATCGATTGATTCTATGTTAACGATTGGTATCGGACAAAAGATTGGTATTTTTGCTGGATCGGGTGTTGGTAAATCTACTTTACTTGGGATGATTGCGAAAAATGCAAAAGCTGATATTAACGTTATTAGTTTAGTAGGTGAACGTGGCCGGGAAGTAAAAGACTTTATACGAAAAGAATTAGGCGAAGAAGGTATGAAAACAAGCGTCGTTGTTGTAGCGACGTCAGATGAAAGTCACCTTATGCAACTTCGGGCGGCAAAGCTTGCAACATCGATTGCCGAATATTTCCGAGACCAAGGAAATAATGTATTACTTATGATGGATTCAGTTACTCGTTTTGCCGACGCTCGCCGAAGTGTAGACATTGCAGTCAAGGAATTACCAATCGGTGGTAAAACACTGTTAATGGAAAGCTATATGAAAAAGTTATTAGAGCGATCCGGAAAAACACAAAAAGGATCAATAACAGGTATTTATACAGTGTTAGTTAATGGTGATGATTTAAATGGTCCTGTACCAGATTTAGCTCGTGGTATTTTAGATGGACATATTGTATTAAAACGTGAGCTCGCAACTCTTAGTCATTATCCTGCCATTTCTGTATTAGATTCGGTAAGTAGGATTATGGAAGAAATCGTATCGCCGAATCATTGGCAACTTGCAAATAAAATGAGAAAAATTTTATCTATTTATAAAGAAAATGAATTGTATTTTAAATTAGGAACAATTCAAGAAAATGAAGAAAATACTTATATTTTTGAATGTAAAAATAGAGTAGAAGATATAAATATATTTTTAAAGCAAGGTCGAGCTGATAGCTTTCATTTTGAAGATGTTGTCCCAGCAATGCACCATATTGTATAA
- a CDS encoding cytoplasmic protein, with translation MDKQQYDTIKLHINQEKEQILKEVYELTAEKRKIEQKKEYDLHVVKSRSKVVQTGQRIMVGMLSSHTFSPERIEEWNRKIKKTEGFIQKNESLLEKIKEKERVIDEMYQEDCKKLAKVKEELEEKMLLDLKMSMNG, from the coding sequence GTGGATAAACAGCAGTACGACACGATAAAATTGCATATTAATCAAGAGAAAGAACAAATCTTGAAAGAAGTGTACGAACTAACAGCTGAAAAAAGAAAAATAGAACAAAAAAAAGAATATGATTTGCATGTTGTGAAATCACGTAGTAAAGTCGTACAAACTGGGCAACGTATTATGGTAGGTATGCTGTCTTCACATACATTTTCACCTGAAAGAATAGAAGAATGGAATCGGAAAATTAAAAAAACAGAAGGTTTTATTCAAAAAAATGAAAGCCTTTTAGAGAAAATAAAAGAAAAAGAACGTGTCATTGATGAAATGTATCAAGAAGATTGTAAGAAGCTTGCGAAAGTAAAAGAAGAGTTAGAAGAAAAAATGCTTCTTGATTTAAAAATGAGTATGAACGGATGA
- a CDS encoding flagellar hook-length control protein FliK, producing MIQFVLPVQQSLPPQKDKGLEVQSKNENPSFDRAMRIENKKQPKTEKSKREEAPEKEKKEYLLAKKKVTKKKPIEKKEEKKETEQLLLAVSEQMITIEQLRVQPESLYQYMQKIQELYKEYGNIKLNELSTAELQQLQEILSNINIKNIIYLEETMQMALNKVTMPEQTLQVLKVVESETCNIAKKQEGSKEVDPSKAESDDVKVELPKSDQLNDSNSTGAELLNKATGTGQIGKQNSGAEKFTLPDLGKKMEEQVEALQKFVVKQERVLFQLNPEKLGTLTVFMKKHGDQIDVHVEMEKHDAKKRVEMIFDELKLKLKEKEINIQISYSEKDEHHKEQREQEQRQKQKLASTKQEKQESKEFAGLLEE from the coding sequence GTGATACAATTTGTATTACCGGTGCAGCAAAGTTTACCTCCGCAAAAAGACAAAGGGCTAGAAGTACAATCGAAAAATGAAAATCCTTCATTCGATCGTGCGATGAGAATTGAAAATAAAAAACAGCCGAAAACGGAGAAATCGAAACGAGAAGAAGCACCAGAAAAAGAGAAGAAAGAATATCTTCTCGCAAAAAAAAAGGTAACGAAAAAAAAGCCGATTGAAAAGAAAGAAGAAAAAAAAGAGACAGAACAATTATTACTAGCTGTATCTGAGCAAATGATTACAATTGAGCAATTGCGTGTGCAGCCAGAATCGTTATATCAATACATGCAAAAAATACAAGAATTATATAAAGAATACGGAAATATTAAACTGAACGAATTGTCTACAGCTGAATTACAACAATTACAAGAAATCCTTTCGAACATTAATATTAAAAATATCATATATTTAGAAGAAACAATGCAAATGGCGTTAAACAAGGTGACGATGCCAGAGCAGACATTGCAAGTATTAAAAGTCGTAGAATCAGAAACTTGTAATATTGCAAAGAAACAAGAGGGGTCTAAGGAAGTAGACCCCTCGAAAGCAGAGAGTGATGATGTGAAAGTAGAGTTACCAAAATCCGATCAGTTAAATGACTCAAATTCGACCGGAGCTGAGTTATTAAATAAAGCAACGGGTACTGGCCAAATAGGAAAACAAAATAGTGGAGCTGAGAAGTTTACATTACCTGACTTAGGCAAGAAGATGGAAGAACAAGTAGAAGCTCTGCAAAAGTTTGTAGTGAAACAAGAACGTGTTTTATTCCAGCTAAATCCAGAGAAGCTTGGTACATTAACTGTATTTATGAAAAAGCATGGAGATCAAATTGATGTCCATGTAGAAATGGAAAAACACGATGCGAAAAAACGTGTTGAAATGATTTTTGACGAATTGAAGCTAAAGTTAAAAGAAAAAGAAATTAATATTCAAATTAGTTATTCAGAAAAAGATGAGCATCATAAAGAACAACGAGAACAAGAGCAAAGACAAAAGCAAAAACTAGCAAGTACGAAACAAGAGAAACAAGAATCGAAAGAATTTGCTGGATTATTGGAGGAATAA
- a CDS encoding flagellar hook assembly protein FlgD, whose product MPTVGLNTTSTNHIPLQAGAQKSNAPVNGVQSPVGQTNGVSASTQKTPGAMEKDDFLKLFLASFQHQDPFNAMDMNQMMNQTAQLSLMEQVQNMTKAVDSLRTTMYSTALDGGMKFLGKYVRGIDGEGNKVTGQVETVRLAENNDVQLVIDNKVVSLRFVERVSDKLIGETNPEDVKKDDQKITEEVKTTNS is encoded by the coding sequence GTGCCAACAGTGGGATTAAATACAACGAGTACAAATCATATTCCGTTACAGGCGGGAGCGCAAAAAAGCAACGCACCTGTTAACGGTGTACAGTCGCCAGTAGGGCAAACAAACGGAGTATCAGCAAGTACTCAAAAAACTCCCGGTGCAATGGAGAAAGATGATTTTCTAAAATTGTTTTTAGCGAGTTTTCAGCATCAAGATCCATTCAATGCGATGGATATGAATCAAATGATGAACCAAACAGCGCAGTTATCTCTTATGGAACAAGTGCAAAATATGACAAAGGCAGTTGACTCTTTAAGAACGACGATGTATTCGACAGCACTTGATGGCGGAATGAAGTTTTTAGGAAAGTATGTAAGGGGTATTGACGGTGAAGGGAACAAAGTGACTGGTCAAGTAGAGACAGTTCGCCTTGCAGAAAATAACGATGTACAGCTTGTTATTGATAATAAAGTTGTATCTCTTCGTTTCGTTGAAAGAGTATCTGATAAACTGATTGGAGAAACGAATCCAGAAGATGTAAAGAAAGATGATCAAAAAATAACTGAAGAAGTAAAAACAACAAATTCATAA
- a CDS encoding flagellar hook protein FlgE, producing the protein MIKALYTSITGMNATQNALSVTSNNIANAQTVGYKKQKAMFDDLLYNNSIGAKGDDRYAGTNPKSIGNGVKMSGTVTDYSDGTITLTGGKAQAAMEGNGFFVVGDSKAGNMEFTRKGTFTISSNYYITNTEGKYVFAYPADPSTGNVDLSGIPGPLQIPMGSAIGGIRTSKGIVGGNIPADAKHITQELPAYDDAGNTWTMRVEFTQDGEHNYKYTVKMRNDSKKETEFTEIQGAGGNVTFDAVGKPDPVNPEANIPFNGGTVKIDFSKLTNHPTEKTIAVTNVDGRPAATVKDCFIADGGYVMVKYSDGSMKAAGQLAVGMLPNEGGLMKTGNGNFTATNTTGILALGVSGQNGAGKVRGGAQEGANVDLSIEFVDLMLYQRGFQGNAKVIKISDEVLNEVVNLIR; encoded by the coding sequence ATGATTAAAGCGTTATATACAAGTATTACAGGAATGAATGCAACACAAAATGCATTAAGTGTAACTTCAAATAATATTGCCAATGCACAAACAGTTGGTTATAAAAAACAAAAAGCAATGTTTGATGATTTACTGTACAACAATTCAATTGGTGCAAAAGGTGACGATAGATACGCAGGGACGAACCCAAAAAGTATCGGTAACGGTGTGAAAATGAGCGGAACGGTTACGGATTATAGCGATGGTACAATTACGTTAACGGGTGGTAAAGCACAAGCAGCAATGGAAGGTAATGGTTTCTTCGTTGTAGGTGATTCAAAAGCTGGAAATATGGAATTTACACGTAAAGGGACCTTTACAATATCCTCGAATTACTATATTACGAATACAGAAGGTAAATATGTATTCGCTTATCCAGCCGATCCATCAACTGGTAATGTTGACTTATCTGGTATCCCAGGACCACTACAAATTCCAATGGGATCAGCAATCGGTGGTATTCGAACGTCAAAAGGTATAGTTGGAGGGAACATTCCAGCTGATGCAAAACACATTACGCAAGAATTGCCTGCATACGATGATGCCGGTAATACATGGACAATGCGCGTAGAGTTTACACAAGATGGTGAACATAATTACAAATATACAGTAAAGATGCGCAATGACTCGAAAAAAGAAACTGAGTTTACAGAGATTCAAGGCGCAGGTGGTAATGTGACATTCGATGCAGTAGGGAAGCCAGATCCAGTAAATCCTGAAGCGAATATTCCATTTAATGGTGGAACAGTAAAAATAGATTTTAGTAAATTAACAAACCACCCGACAGAGAAAACAATAGCAGTAACAAACGTAGATGGTAGACCAGCGGCAACTGTTAAAGATTGTTTTATTGCTGACGGTGGATATGTGATGGTAAAATATTCTGATGGAAGTATGAAAGCGGCAGGTCAATTAGCTGTTGGGATGCTCCCGAATGAAGGCGGCCTAATGAAAACTGGTAATGGTAACTTTACAGCGACAAATACAACTGGTATTTTAGCACTAGGTGTATCTGGTCAAAATGGTGCAGGAAAAGTACGTGGTGGTGCACAAGAAGGTGCAAACGTAGATTTATCTATAGAATTTGTTGATTTAATGTTATACCAACGTGGTTTCCAAGGAAATGCGAAAGTAATTAAAATTTCAGATGAAGTATTAAATGAAGTTGTAAACTTAATCCGATAA
- a CDS encoding DUF3964 family protein has translation MTRQERILQLPFFENKRELAEQVLKIEREEHVYLPDQFEIKQVPPYLFGEKQVIIGRIHEFYFVSIGSEGAWKYQLFKDEMKCREFFVMLPDITDQQLAFWFNNIELLKGA, from the coding sequence ATGACAAGACAAGAGCGAATTTTACAATTGCCTTTTTTCGAAAATAAACGTGAGCTTGCTGAGCAAGTGTTAAAAATAGAACGAGAAGAGCATGTATATTTACCAGATCAATTTGAAATCAAACAAGTGCCCCCATATTTGTTTGGTGAAAAACAAGTAATCATTGGCCGTATACACGAGTTTTATTTCGTAAGTATTGGTAGTGAAGGCGCTTGGAAGTATCAACTGTTTAAAGATGAGATGAAGTGCCGTGAGTTTTTCGTTATGTTGCCGGATATTACGGATCAGCAGCTTGCTTTTTGGTTTAATAACATTGAGTTGTTGAAAGGGGCATAA
- a CDS encoding LysR family transcriptional regulator, translated as MAQNKYRVTFISPSEVEQRTIMTARSLPDLIRKVEGIIADPNGYFANDKKNNCYFKVIKENVTFIQYELLFSDKEIHIEKLKHIAPAVLKQLFKKINDPELYALALLDVDIATKDYVLGEMNPELRVRVEIELSKKWEAMPTEIVGAQEVLLEALASFIQD; from the coding sequence ATGGCGCAGAATAAGTATCGCGTTACATTCATTTCGCCGAGTGAGGTTGAGCAGCGGACTATAATGACGGCGAGGAGTTTGCCAGATTTAATTCGTAAAGTAGAGGGTATTATTGCAGATCCGAACGGTTATTTTGCAAATGATAAAAAGAATAATTGCTATTTTAAAGTGATTAAAGAAAATGTTACGTTTATTCAATATGAGTTACTATTTTCGGATAAGGAAATTCATATTGAAAAATTAAAACATATAGCACCGGCGGTATTGAAACAATTATTTAAAAAAATAAACGATCCGGAATTATATGCACTTGCACTCCTTGATGTTGATATAGCGACAAAGGATTATGTGCTAGGAGAAATGAATCCAGAGCTTAGAGTGAGAGTGGAAATAGAGCTTTCGAAAAAATGGGAAGCGATGCCAACAGAAATTGTAGGAGCGCAAGAAGTGTTATTAGAGGCACTTGCTTCGTTTATACAAGATTAA
- a CDS encoding chemotaxis protein, which produces MSQAQSILLESGTNELEIVTYTVGENLFSINVMKVREIINPFPVTTVPESHHAVEGVVQVRGEILPVINLATALNLRSTKPLDQTKFIISELNQMKVIFRVDEVHRIQRISWEQIDEPASLSMGLEQTTSGIVKLDGKIILLLDYEKIVCEISNKGYENKTLSGLEQKTDRAEKVIYIAEDSAMLRQILEETLSTAGYTKMNFFSNGAEALAQIEKLAKEQDEKMFEHIHLLITDIEMPKMDGHHLTKIIKDSEVMKQLPVIIFSSLITNELFYKGETVGADAQVSKPDIQELIGLVDQLVL; this is translated from the coding sequence ATGTCACAAGCACAAAGTATTTTATTAGAAAGTGGAACAAACGAATTAGAAATCGTAACTTATACTGTTGGTGAAAATTTATTTAGCATCAATGTAATGAAAGTGCGTGAAATTATTAATCCATTCCCTGTTACAACTGTGCCGGAATCTCATCATGCAGTTGAAGGTGTTGTTCAAGTACGCGGTGAAATTTTACCTGTTATTAATTTAGCGACAGCCCTTAATTTAAGATCTACAAAGCCACTTGATCAAACGAAATTTATCATTTCGGAATTAAACCAAATGAAAGTTATTTTCCGTGTTGATGAAGTGCATCGAATTCAACGTATTTCTTGGGAACAAATTGATGAACCAGCTTCATTATCTATGGGACTAGAACAAACGACGTCAGGAATTGTAAAACTAGATGGGAAAATCATCTTATTGTTAGATTATGAGAAAATTGTTTGCGAAATTAGTAACAAAGGTTATGAGAATAAAACACTTTCAGGATTAGAACAAAAAACAGATCGAGCTGAAAAAGTTATTTATATTGCGGAAGATTCAGCGATGCTTCGCCAAATATTAGAAGAAACATTATCAACAGCTGGATATACGAAAATGAATTTCTTCAGTAATGGTGCAGAAGCATTAGCACAAATTGAAAAACTAGCAAAAGAGCAAGATGAAAAAATGTTTGAACATATTCATCTGCTTATTACAGATATTGAAATGCCAAAAATGGATGGACATCATTTAACGAAAATAATTAAAGATAGTGAAGTAATGAAGCAATTACCAGTTATTATTTTCTCTTCGTTAATTACAAACGAATTATTCTATAAAGGTGAGACAGTTGGGGCGGATGCTCAAGTGAGTAAGCCAGATATTCAAGAGTTAATTGGTTTAGTTGATCAGCTAGTGTTGTAA
- a CDS encoding DNA-binding domain-containing protein produces MYHHTAINVLKLLQNMSNNKTNNMKLEAEFKKIEKQFRVKYEELIDLYNKMVLFQIDIEKNGGMRVYEKSGITWLKSELELLYEVYQFCQRQGLNIANISKYVSKNELNLFPKTESQLQNTYYKLKKQEIPFENIEKQKPGRKRKYTPVKATVVETKQERKQEVKEDFQSEEDEKNLVTVISGIVDNFETISQSREKKEYELHQFMEGIYKLSSMAAERSKEEKNARGLEGEVHSLRTENERLKREKEDLVHDIKEMTHHLIHFIASSDIDQIRTLPFFVKECKQDLHKLGLYNAQDGKMKNENCG; encoded by the coding sequence ATGTATCACCACACAGCAATCAATGTATTAAAACTTTTACAAAACATGTCAAATAATAAAACGAACAATATGAAATTAGAGGCGGAATTTAAAAAAATAGAGAAACAATTCCGAGTAAAGTATGAAGAGCTAATCGATTTATATAATAAAATGGTATTATTTCAAATAGATATAGAAAAAAATGGCGGTATGCGAGTATATGAAAAATCAGGAATTACATGGTTAAAGTCTGAACTAGAATTACTGTATGAAGTATATCAATTTTGTCAGCGGCAAGGCTTAAATATCGCAAATATTTCAAAATATGTTAGTAAAAATGAACTGAATTTATTTCCAAAAACAGAAAGTCAATTACAGAATACGTATTATAAATTAAAAAAACAAGAAATCCCGTTTGAAAATATTGAAAAACAGAAGCCGGGTCGAAAACGCAAATATACACCTGTAAAGGCTACCGTTGTTGAGACGAAACAAGAAAGAAAACAGGAAGTAAAAGAAGATTTCCAAAGTGAAGAGGACGAAAAGAATCTCGTAACTGTTATATCTGGTATTGTTGATAATTTTGAGACAATTAGTCAATCCCGTGAAAAGAAAGAATATGAATTACATCAGTTTATGGAGGGAATCTATAAGCTTTCTAGTATGGCTGCAGAGCGTTCGAAAGAAGAAAAGAATGCTCGAGGTCTTGAAGGTGAGGTACATTCATTACGAACTGAAAATGAAAGGTTGAAAAGAGAGAAGGAAGACCTTGTACATGATATTAAAGAAATGACGCACCATTTAATTCATTTCATTGCGAGCTCTGATATCGATCAAATTCGTACGTTGCCTTTCTTCGTAAAAGAGTGCAAACAAGATTTACATAAGCTGGGATTATATAACGCTCAAGACGGAAAAATGAAAAATGAAAATTGTGGTTGA